In Rhodamnia argentea isolate NSW1041297 chromosome 1, ASM2092103v1, whole genome shotgun sequence, the genomic window ttATTATGCTTCCCCTATCTTACTAGATCCGACATTCTCTAGCTTATCTTTCGCGTCAATGTCACTGTAATCAGTTTACATTTCTCGTAATTGTCAAAGATATGGCTATGCAATGCTACAATTTGCTCATTTGCTGTTTAAATTTTAAGTATGTACAATAACCATGGATTGATTGCTGGAGATTGTTTCCctttgtgcattttaattttctttagtAGTGAATCGTGAGAAATTCTTACCATTTTAGTTTGTGCATTTTGGAGTTCTTTAGTAGTGATTCATGAGAAAGAGTCAttaataattttcatttgtacATTTCTGGCAATAATCATTGATTGATTCAGAGAGCATATGTGATATGCAGTTTATATCAAGCAATGGAcaagatatgatatgaaaacatttgatttttcattgctGTGATTCACCAAAAATAGTTGACGGGATATaccaaaattcctaaacttgAGATCATTTAATATCCAATCATATCGTAactaataggggtgagcatggttctagaatagaaccgagaacctggaatcAGAACCTGTAGGATCCAGTTTGGTTTCAGATTCCAAGGTATGTagagtaggttccaggtttcaaaaattaaggaacatcttccaatgggtaggttccaggttctagtgGAACCTAGAATCTGGATCCCGgatcttgaaataaatttttatatttttcttggtgtATGTTTTTACACGATCCTACAATATTCTATGCGTccaatgatgagtgtataatctagaGCCAAACAActttttaggttttaggttctaaaaaatgataaacgtgttccaatatattggtttcgggttctaaatgtaatctgTACGAAACCTAAAACccctcacctctactttctcttagatgttgtagcgttcactcttattttgcttaactaaaaatgaaaaaataaaagaaattgataggttctcgggtaccctgaaccgaccctagaacctgtaatatggtaggttctaggttccaagataCGACaagtaggttttaggtttcaaaaaatgagaaacctcTTCCGACGGGTAAGTTTtaggttccaagtggaacctggaaccgctcacccctaataactAAAATACAAATGACCAAACATAGCCTAAAGGCATATGATTGCAGAGACACGAGTACTTGAAGACCCTCGGAGCATCTTGTAAGTTCCATGTAGGCGTTTCACCTTTGCAAGTGATCCTAACCCATaacaatttgcaattttttttttatagaattagAACATGTGTCCTTCAATTCTATGCTACAAATCCCGTAATGCCCCAATCGAGAGGGGTTAAAAATATCGAGAAAAGAATTACATACTTTTAAAGAGGGTTAAACATCAAGTTCAAGTACAAGAGGTCTACAAACAAATTCGAGTTTGTTGCTCTTAGTACTAAGGATGGGAAATATCTGGGGCAATTATTGTCTCGTGAAAGTATTTTCTTGATGTCAAGAAACAATTTGAAGGCAGTGCTAACACACCATTTTGTTCCGTGGATTAATTGTCAAAATATGTAATCAGCATCTCTAAAATGTATCATAAGGAACTTTCTTCACACTCTCCGACAAAGTAACACCAAAACAGCGTGCTCTGTTCTCTCGTGCGCTCCAGAACTCTTTTGCCTCTGCCTTTGGACTCAAATGCTATGCATTTCGGAAGCCACAAGCATTTGTATCAATGCCGCTAAGTTTATAAGTTTTCAGGCCCCGAGAAGAAATTCGTAAAGATAGGAAATGAAGTTCTTGTCAGTGGAATTAACTGTCTCATAATGCATCAATTATTGAATTGTTCGTCGCTCTTTCAAGTTTTATTCTGACGTGAACTTACAGATAACCAACAAATTCCTTAGAACATAGACCGACAATAGAAAAACCATTCCTCACAGAAGCTCCAAGctagagcccaaaaaaaaaaaaaagtactcaaCTTCCAATAATGATCGCTCCAAAGGATTTTTGAAAAGATGATTTAGGCACAAACAGCGGGGTTTGCCAGGAGGTACTCTTCAACGGTCTTGAACAATCCCATAGCCCTATCTTTGCCCTGCTTGATGTCATCTTCCTTAAGCTCTGCACCTTCCTTAACATGATAGTCACTAGTCATCTTGCATGCACATCCACCATCAGCTGATGTGAACTTCACCTCATAGACGATGAAGTCGATTTTGTCGAACTCGATATCACTTTCAATCAAAGTATATTTGCAGTAAAAGTTCTCAACATCAAGAGCGTCAATCTTGTGCTTCGTGTACTTGATGTGAGCACCTGTTACAGGATTTCATAAAAGTGGAGAGATTAATTCCAAGTTTTGCGGTCTATAAATGAACTTGACACGGTGGATAAACATCAATTATCCAACTTACTCTGGCCAAAGATGGTCTGCTTAATGCTACCAACTCCACCATCTCCCTCAATGAACTCAACGCTCTTAATGCCCCCGGGGACGATCTTGGGAATGATGTGCGAGTCAAGGACCAAAGCCTTGAACATCCTTGATGGGGCGACGGCGGATGTGAACTCTTGTGAGTAAGTGACAACACCCATATTTGCAAGAGGCAAAGATAAATGAACTCAAGTAGGAAACAGAAGGGATTGGTGTGATTGCTATTGAAGAAGCTTGAGCTGATGAACGTAGTGAAGGGAATTACttggtatttataggcaagttGATAGTTCAGCAGTCCATCATcattctaagtttttttttttttttggtcataatcatCATTCT contains:
- the LOC115728795 gene encoding major strawberry allergen Fra a 1-3-like, with the protein product MGVVTYSQEFTSAVAPSRMFKALVLDSHIIPKIVPGGIKSVEFIEGDGGVGSIKQTIFGQSAHIKYTKHKIDALDVENFYCKYTLIESDIEFDKIDFIVYEVKFTSADGGCACKMTSDYHVKEGAELKEDDIKQGKDRAMGLFKTVEEYLLANPAVCA